In Fundidesulfovibrio magnetotacticus, a single window of DNA contains:
- a CDS encoding 4Fe-4S dicluster domain-containing protein has translation MLKTIDPKARFSRRTLFKALGLGGAAALLPERSRAAALPVTGQELATFLDLSKCIGCGACVEACRVENAARYPEPKKPFPKMYPERVKVEDWSDKRAVDTRLTPYNWLFIQSAAVDGREVHIPRRCMHCQNPPCANLCPWGAAAREADGTVAINQDICLGGAKCRDVCPWSIPQRQTGAGLYLDLMPSLAGNGVMNKCRRCPERVAQGKMPACIEACPQGVQTMGPREEIVAQAKAMARNNGGFLYGLEENGGTNTLYLSPVPFEKLAAAVKTGPGQPGLAAVADVMGTSNRLAWAVLLAPLAGAAGALLSGARKMMGRKEDSNG, from the coding sequence ATGCTCAAAACCATCGACCCCAAAGCCCGCTTCTCCCGGCGGACGCTGTTCAAGGCTCTGGGCCTGGGCGGCGCGGCCGCGCTCCTGCCGGAGCGTTCGCGCGCCGCGGCCCTTCCCGTAACCGGCCAGGAACTGGCCACCTTCCTGGACCTCTCCAAATGCATCGGCTGCGGGGCCTGCGTGGAGGCCTGCCGCGTCGAGAACGCGGCGCGCTACCCCGAGCCGAAAAAGCCTTTCCCCAAGATGTACCCCGAGCGCGTCAAGGTGGAGGACTGGTCGGACAAGCGCGCGGTGGACACGCGCCTCACGCCCTACAACTGGCTCTTCATCCAGAGCGCCGCGGTGGACGGCCGCGAGGTGCACATCCCCCGGCGCTGCATGCACTGCCAGAACCCGCCCTGCGCCAACCTCTGCCCCTGGGGCGCCGCCGCCCGGGAGGCCGACGGCACGGTGGCCATCAATCAGGACATCTGCCTGGGTGGGGCCAAGTGCCGCGACGTGTGCCCCTGGTCCATCCCCCAGCGCCAGACCGGCGCGGGCCTCTACCTGGACCTGATGCCCTCCCTGGCGGGCAACGGGGTGATGAACAAGTGCCGCCGCTGCCCCGAGCGAGTGGCCCAGGGCAAGATGCCCGCCTGCATCGAGGCCTGCCCCCAGGGCGTGCAGACCATGGGCCCGCGCGAGGAGATCGTGGCCCAGGCCAAGGCCATGGCCCGCAACAACGGCGGATTCCTCTACGGCCTGGAGGAGAACGGCGGAACCAACACCCTCTATCTCTCGCCCGTGCCCTTCGAGAAGCTCGCCGCCGCCGTGAAGACCGGCCCCGGACAGCCCGGGCTGGCCGCCGTGGCCGACGTGATGGGCACGTCCAACCGCCTGGCCTGGGCCGTGCTTCTGGCCCCCCTGGCCGGGGCCGCCGGGGCGCTGCTCTCCGGAGCGCGCAAGATGATGGGCCGCAAGGAGGATTCCAATGGCTGA
- a CDS encoding sigma-54 interaction domain-containing protein: protein MDVSAHWQDICHAIQEGVFLVDPSGRIVMVNEAMTRLSGYSHEELVGRSCKLFDCDACETSRRQAKGSWCRLFDGHPPRPKRCLIVRKDGLRIPVFKNQSVIRDSSDRVIGAVETVMDLSDLDRLDRKVEELSRLLDEPGSFHGMVGSSPAMRRLFDILPKAARSEAPVLLLGESGTGKELAARAIHELGPRARGPFVQLNCAALNESLLESELFGHARGAFTGAHRARRGRFEEAHGGDIFLDELGDAPLSIQVKLLRTLETKTIERVGENRPVPVDVRLIAATHQDLRGLIAQGRFREDFFFRVNVLPIVMPTLRERLDDLPGLAAHFLARHAARSGAGPLSLTPEALRVLASHAWPGNVRELKHALEYAAVLCEDGRIGPEDLPPGLGGPRASGCPDATLAAGTLARETVPPTRETAHRPAQGVPAPGSAPAPGACLACGLAPGRGAHREQALGPLLAPPPTAASLHGDRERDELVEALRQADGNKTRAAKLLGVTRLTVHNRMRKHGVECARVVRS, encoded by the coding sequence ATGGACGTGAGCGCCCACTGGCAGGACATCTGCCACGCCATCCAGGAAGGCGTCTTCCTGGTGGACCCCTCGGGGCGCATCGTCATGGTCAACGAGGCCATGACGCGCCTCTCTGGCTACTCCCACGAGGAACTTGTGGGGCGCAGCTGCAAGCTCTTCGACTGCGACGCCTGCGAGACAAGCCGTCGCCAGGCCAAGGGGAGCTGGTGCCGTCTCTTCGACGGGCACCCGCCCCGGCCCAAGCGTTGCCTCATCGTGCGCAAGGACGGCCTGCGCATTCCGGTGTTCAAGAACCAGTCGGTGATCCGCGACTCTTCGGACCGGGTGATCGGCGCGGTGGAGACGGTCATGGACCTCTCGGACCTGGACCGCCTGGACCGCAAGGTGGAGGAACTCTCGCGGCTGCTGGACGAGCCGGGCTCCTTCCACGGCATGGTGGGCTCCTCGCCCGCCATGCGCAGGCTCTTCGACATCCTGCCCAAGGCGGCGCGCAGCGAGGCCCCGGTGCTCCTGCTGGGCGAATCGGGCACGGGCAAGGAGCTGGCCGCGCGGGCCATCCACGAACTGGGGCCGCGCGCCAGAGGGCCGTTCGTGCAGCTCAACTGTGCCGCGCTCAACGAATCGCTCCTGGAGAGCGAGCTTTTCGGCCACGCCCGGGGGGCCTTCACCGGCGCGCACCGCGCCCGGCGCGGACGGTTCGAGGAGGCCCACGGCGGCGACATCTTCCTGGACGAACTGGGCGACGCGCCCCTCTCCATCCAGGTGAAGCTCCTGCGCACCCTGGAGACCAAGACCATCGAACGCGTGGGCGAAAACCGCCCCGTGCCCGTGGACGTGCGGCTCATCGCCGCCACCCATCAGGACCTGCGCGGCCTCATCGCCCAGGGGCGCTTCCGCGAGGACTTCTTCTTCCGCGTGAACGTGCTGCCCATCGTGATGCCGACACTGCGCGAGCGCCTGGACGACCTGCCCGGGCTCGCGGCCCACTTCCTGGCGCGCCACGCGGCCCGGTCGGGCGCGGGCCCGCTGTCGCTCACGCCCGAGGCCCTGCGCGTGCTGGCCTCCCACGCCTGGCCCGGCAACGTGCGCGAGCTCAAGCACGCCTTGGAATACGCCGCCGTGCTCTGCGAGGACGGGCGCATCGGCCCCGAGGACCTGCCGCCCGGCCTTGGAGGCCCAAGAGCCTCCGGTTGCCCGGACGCAACGCTCGCGGCGGGAACTCTCGCGCGGGAAACAGTCCCTCCGACCCGGGAGACCGCTCACCGTCCGGCGCAAGGCGTCCCCGCGCCCGGCTCGGCCCCGGCCCCCGGGGCCTGCCTAGCCTGCGGCCTCGCGCCTGGACGCGGCGCGCACCGGGAACAGGCGCTCGGCCCGCTCCTCGCCCCGCCCCCGACCGCGGCGAGCCTCCACGGCGACAGGGAACGCGACGAACTGGTGGAGGCCCTGCGCCAGGCGGACGGCAACAAGACCAGGGCCGCGAAACTTCTGGGCGTCACGCGGCTCACGGTGCACAACCGCATGCGCAAGCACGGGGTGGAATGCGCCCGCGTGGTTCGTTCTTGA
- the hemW gene encoding radical SAM family heme chaperone HemW, translating into MLLYVHVPFCAAKCRYCAFASQPLDMDALESWGRAVAAEAAHYGRILGRPEVETVYLGGGTPSLMPAWAFDRLMESLKRHFNIPADIEFTLEANPDSARDTDLMRLWREAGVNRVSLGVQSLQGEELALLGRPHTLADVHTAVQRLRAQGLPNLSVDLIWGLPGQRLRFWMENLKAAVRLGPDHISAYGLTLEPGTPLAEAVEAGAMAPVGEDEAARMYVQGGDFLEEQGFLHYEISNFARMGFASRHNQGYWEGKDYLGLGPSAVSTLQGRRWENPRAVSDYVQAARDKAWGRDAETLDPQVRARELLMLALRTSRGMRLADYRRLTGRDLAGTEAKLLGALRQKDLIRIKDGTLRLTRQGMLVSNLIIGRFLFP; encoded by the coding sequence ATGCTCCTCTACGTCCACGTGCCCTTCTGCGCGGCCAAGTGTCGCTACTGCGCCTTCGCCTCCCAGCCCCTGGACATGGACGCCCTGGAGTCCTGGGGTCGGGCCGTGGCCGCCGAGGCCGCCCACTACGGCAGGATTCTGGGCCGCCCCGAGGTGGAGACCGTCTACCTGGGCGGGGGCACGCCGAGCCTCATGCCCGCCTGGGCCTTCGACCGGCTCATGGAATCCCTCAAGCGCCACTTCAACATTCCGGCGGACATCGAGTTCACGCTGGAGGCCAACCCGGACTCCGCCCGCGACACCGACCTCATGCGCCTGTGGCGCGAGGCCGGGGTGAACCGGGTGTCGCTGGGCGTGCAGTCCCTGCAGGGCGAGGAGCTGGCCCTGCTGGGGCGCCCCCACACCCTGGCCGACGTGCACACCGCCGTGCAGCGCCTGCGCGCCCAGGGCCTGCCCAACCTCTCGGTGGACCTCATCTGGGGCCTGCCCGGCCAGCGCCTGCGCTTCTGGATGGAGAACCTCAAGGCCGCCGTGCGCCTGGGGCCGGACCACATCTCGGCCTACGGGCTCACCCTGGAGCCGGGCACGCCCCTGGCCGAGGCCGTGGAGGCCGGGGCCATGGCCCCGGTCGGCGAGGACGAGGCCGCCAGGATGTACGTGCAGGGCGGCGACTTTCTGGAGGAGCAGGGCTTCCTGCACTACGAAATCAGCAACTTCGCGCGCATGGGCTTCGCCTCGCGCCACAACCAGGGCTATTGGGAAGGAAAGGACTACCTGGGCCTGGGGCCTTCGGCGGTTTCCACCCTCCAGGGCAGGCGCTGGGAGAACCCCCGCGCGGTGTCCGACTACGTGCAGGCGGCCCGGGACAAGGCCTGGGGCCGAGACGCCGAAACCCTGGACCCCCAGGTGCGCGCCCGCGAGCTTCTCATGCTGGCGCTGCGCACCTCCCGGGGCATGCGCCTGGCGGACTACCGCCGCCTCACCGGGCGCGACCTGGCCGGGACCGAGGCCAAGCTCCTGGGCGCGCTGCGCCAGAAGGACCTCATCCGCATCAAGGACGGGACGCTTCGCCTGACGCGCCAGGGCATGCTTGTCTCCAACCTGATCATCGGGCGCTTCCTCTTTCCCTGA
- a CDS encoding epoxyqueuosine reductase QueH: protein MLLVHACCGPCSITVFTGLMERGLSPRGFFHNPNIHPLGEYLRRAEALEQVAARLGTPVDFDHSGHDPASFLRLTTFREKERCPLCHALRLERTAREARRLGAGAFTTTLLYSRYQDHEAIRAAGEEAARVHGVPFHYEDFRPGWDEGQRLAREWGLYRQPYCGCVHSEFERYVKKLRRLPLSAGYPGAGPACGGVNPR, encoded by the coding sequence GTGCTGCTGGTCCACGCCTGTTGCGGCCCGTGTTCCATCACGGTGTTCACGGGCCTTATGGAGAGGGGGCTGTCCCCCAGGGGGTTCTTCCACAACCCCAACATCCACCCCCTGGGCGAATACCTGCGCCGCGCCGAAGCCCTGGAGCAGGTGGCGGCGCGCCTGGGCACGCCCGTTGACTTCGACCACTCCGGGCACGACCCAGCCTCCTTCCTGCGCCTGACCACCTTCCGCGAGAAGGAGCGCTGCCCCCTATGCCATGCCCTGCGCCTGGAGCGCACGGCGCGCGAGGCCCGACGCCTGGGGGCCGGGGCCTTCACCACCACGCTCCTCTACAGCCGCTACCAGGACCACGAGGCCATCCGCGCCGCCGGTGAGGAGGCCGCGCGCGTGCACGGCGTGCCCTTTCACTACGAGGACTTCCGCCCCGGCTGGGACGAGGGCCAGCGCCTCGCCCGGGAGTGGGGGCTCTACCGCCAGCCCTACTGCGGCTGCGTGCACTCGGAATTCGAGCGTTACGTGAAGAAATTGCGCCGCCTGCCCTTGTCGGCGGGCTATCCCGGCGCAGGGCCTGCCTGCGGGGGCGTGAACCCGCGCTAG
- a CDS encoding Rne/Rng family ribonuclease yields MAAKKRRHKMFISVLPGEEVEVAVTVDGALHEYYVEMTHQAKTRGNIYKGRIHNVDPSLQAAFINYGAERNGFLQIDEVHPEYYLEDATGHKGKYPPIQKVLKKGQEVLVQVVKEPTGNKGAFVTSYLSLPGRYFVLTPGREQKGISRKVEDDEERKRLKEIASGVKLDEGIGIIVRTASIGQSKAALERDVSYLKRLWKEVRAKGASVATPAMIYQEPDLSARAVRDYLTDDVAEVWVDDKETAERVSEMAALVFPRRQGLVRQHNDPEHSMWERFSLRKQIEQLHGREVILPSGGRLVIDHTEALTAVDVNSGKIGGETNFKEMALKTNMEAAAEVANQLRLRDIGGQVVVDFIELKDRKHVAEVEKAMKNAMKGDRARHDVGKISRFGLMEIVRQRMGSSAMSVSTEVCPICQGSGSRRNLEWQATQSLRELYRLIRRSGSGDSITWRTSAELAFYLLNQKRGRLAALEEQYGKAIHVLTE; encoded by the coding sequence ATGGCTGCGAAGAAACGCAGACACAAGATGTTCATCTCCGTCCTTCCCGGAGAAGAGGTGGAGGTGGCTGTCACGGTGGACGGGGCGCTCCACGAATACTACGTGGAGATGACCCACCAGGCCAAGACGCGCGGCAACATCTACAAGGGCCGCATCCACAACGTCGATCCATCCCTCCAGGCCGCCTTCATCAACTACGGGGCCGAACGCAACGGCTTCCTGCAGATCGACGAAGTGCATCCCGAATACTACCTGGAGGACGCCACGGGCCACAAAGGCAAGTACCCGCCCATCCAGAAGGTGCTCAAGAAGGGCCAGGAGGTGTTGGTGCAGGTGGTGAAGGAACCCACGGGCAACAAGGGGGCCTTCGTCACCAGCTACCTCTCGCTGCCGGGGCGCTACTTCGTGCTCACGCCCGGGCGCGAACAGAAAGGCATCTCGCGCAAGGTGGAGGACGACGAGGAGCGCAAGCGCCTCAAGGAGATCGCCTCCGGAGTGAAGCTCGACGAGGGCATCGGCATCATCGTGCGCACGGCCTCCATCGGGCAGTCCAAGGCCGCCCTGGAGCGCGACGTGAGCTACCTCAAGCGCCTCTGGAAAGAGGTGCGCGCCAAGGGGGCCAGCGTGGCCACCCCGGCCATGATCTACCAGGAGCCCGACCTCTCCGCCCGCGCCGTGCGCGACTACCTCACCGACGACGTGGCCGAGGTCTGGGTGGACGACAAGGAGACCGCCGAGCGCGTCTCCGAGATGGCCGCCCTGGTCTTCCCGCGCCGCCAGGGCCTGGTGCGCCAGCACAACGACCCCGAGCACTCCATGTGGGAGCGCTTCTCCCTGCGCAAGCAGATCGAGCAGCTGCACGGCCGCGAGGTGATCCTGCCCTCCGGCGGACGCCTGGTGATCGACCACACCGAGGCCCTCACCGCCGTGGACGTGAACTCCGGCAAGATCGGCGGCGAGACCAACTTCAAGGAAATGGCCCTCAAGACCAACATGGAGGCCGCCGCAGAGGTTGCCAACCAGCTCCGGCTGCGCGACATCGGCGGCCAGGTGGTGGTGGACTTCATCGAGCTCAAGGACCGCAAGCACGTGGCCGAAGTGGAAAAGGCCATGAAAAACGCCATGAAGGGCGACCGCGCCCGCCACGACGTGGGCAAGATCTCGCGCTTCGGACTCATGGAGATCGTGCGCCAGCGCATGGGCTCTTCGGCCATGTCGGTTTCCACGGAGGTCTGCCCGATCTGCCAGGGCTCGGGCTCGCGGCGCAACCTGGAGTGGCAGGCCACCCAGTCGCTGCGGGAGCTTTACCGCCTGATCCGCCGTTCGGGTTCGGGCGACTCCATCACCTGGCGCACCTCCGCGGAGCTGGCCTTCTATCTGCTCAACCAGAAGCGGGGCAGGCTCGCGGCCCTGGAAGAGCAGTACGGCAAGGCCATCCACGTGCTCACGGAATAG
- a CDS encoding radical SAM protein — protein MRAESQGLVFGPVRSGRLGASLGLDLLGAKICTFDCLYCEAGATRALTAARRPYVPAARLLGELAAWLFEPHPPFEVVTLGGMGEPTLNTDMGQIIEGVRELCPGTPVAVLTNSSLMADPDVRRDLCLADMVLPSMDSLMPSEFLQVNRPLPGASLMDIRRGLLTFRRQFAGKLFLEVLLLAGMNDSSENLARLEAFTAELAPDRVDVTTMSRPGAYPQALPASPATLARFREALCGEARPLAAGPEKSAQFAPPLDNEGSRRLEALGMRVLDSLARRPQTASSLASALGAGEADLANLLDDLSARGLVKAVTLGGETFFSRVGR, from the coding sequence GTGAGAGCTGAATCGCAGGGCCTCGTCTTCGGCCCGGTGCGCTCCGGCCGCCTCGGCGCGTCGCTGGGGCTCGACCTTCTCGGGGCCAAGATCTGCACCTTCGACTGCCTCTACTGCGAAGCCGGGGCCACGCGCGCCCTCACGGCGGCCAGGCGTCCCTACGTGCCCGCCGCCAGGCTCCTGGGCGAACTGGCGGCCTGGCTCTTCGAGCCGCACCCGCCCTTCGAGGTGGTCACCCTGGGCGGCATGGGCGAGCCCACCCTGAACACCGACATGGGGCAGATCATCGAAGGCGTGCGCGAGCTCTGCCCGGGAACCCCCGTGGCCGTGCTCACCAATTCGAGCCTCATGGCCGACCCCGACGTGCGCCGCGACCTCTGCCTGGCCGACATGGTGCTGCCCTCCATGGACAGCCTGATGCCCTCGGAGTTCCTCCAGGTGAACCGCCCGCTGCCGGGCGCTTCGCTTATGGACATCCGCAGGGGGCTCCTCACGTTCCGCCGCCAGTTCGCGGGCAAGCTCTTTCTGGAAGTGCTCCTGCTGGCCGGCATGAACGATTCGTCCGAGAACCTTGCGCGCCTGGAGGCCTTCACGGCCGAGTTGGCCCCCGACCGCGTGGACGTGACCACCATGAGCCGTCCCGGGGCCTATCCCCAGGCCCTGCCCGCTTCCCCAGCCACCCTGGCCCGCTTCCGCGAGGCCCTATGCGGGGAGGCGCGGCCCCTGGCGGCCGGGCCGGAAAAATCGGCGCAGTTCGCGCCGCCACTGGACAACGAGGGCTCCCGGCGTTTAGAGGCCCTTGGCATGAGGGTCCTCGATTCCCTTGCCCGCAGGCCCCAGACGGCATCGTCGCTGGCGTCGGCCCTGGGCGCGGGGGAAGCGGACCTGGCAAATTTACTGGACGACCTTTCGGCGCGCGGCCTGGTGAAGGCCGTGACCCTGGGCGGCGAGACGTTTTTCTCCCGCGTCGGACGCTGA
- a CDS encoding tRNA (adenine-N1)-methyltransferase, with protein MIQTGELVLLISPEGKRYLRPLDPAQAFHTQEGLLKMDEVALAGFGACVRTHKGHPYRILKPTLHDCIKGVKRLTTIMYPKEIGYVLLKLGAGPGRRIIEAGSGSGGLTTALAWMAGDTGRVYTCEKRAEFSKLARENLERNGLAQRVSFFTRDVSEEGFPEEAHGADALFLDVREPSDCLEHAARAVCPGAPVGFLLPTTNQISDLLRGLETSEFDDVEVLEIMLRRYKPVADRLRPEDRMVAHTGFLVFARHKGLPPEPWTPPAPPESDAAPGTPPDSGTESGPETGPGPAAGEHAAREASGDRADAGS; from the coding sequence ATGATCCAAACCGGTGAATTGGTACTGCTCATAAGCCCCGAGGGCAAGCGCTATCTTCGGCCCCTGGACCCCGCCCAGGCCTTCCACACCCAGGAGGGCCTGCTCAAGATGGACGAGGTGGCCCTGGCCGGGTTCGGAGCCTGCGTGCGCACCCACAAGGGACACCCCTACCGCATCCTCAAGCCCACCCTGCACGACTGCATCAAGGGCGTGAAGCGCCTGACCACCATCATGTACCCCAAGGAGATCGGCTACGTGCTGCTCAAGCTGGGGGCCGGTCCGGGGCGGCGCATCATCGAGGCGGGCTCCGGCTCGGGGGGGCTCACCACGGCCCTGGCCTGGATGGCCGGGGACACGGGCCGCGTCTACACCTGCGAGAAGCGCGCCGAGTTCTCCAAGCTCGCCCGCGAAAACCTGGAGCGCAACGGCCTGGCCCAGCGCGTGAGCTTCTTCACCCGCGACGTGAGCGAGGAAGGCTTCCCCGAGGAGGCCCACGGAGCCGACGCCCTCTTCCTGGACGTGCGCGAGCCCTCGGACTGCCTGGAACATGCCGCCCGGGCCGTCTGCCCCGGAGCGCCCGTGGGCTTTTTGCTGCCCACCACAAATCAGATTTCCGACCTGCTGCGCGGCCTGGAGACCTCCGAGTTCGACGACGTGGAAGTGCTGGAGATCATGCTGCGGCGCTACAAGCCAGTGGCCGACCGCCTGCGTCCGGAAGACCGCATGGTGGCCCACACGGGCTTCCTGGTGTTCGCGCGCCACAAGGGCCTGCCCCCCGAGCCCTGGACGCCCCCCGCCCCCCCAGAATCGGACGCGGCCCCGGGGACGCCCCCCGACAGCGGCACGGAGAGCGGGCCTGAAACCGGACCCGGCCCTGCCGCCGGAGAGCACGCCGCCCGGGAAGCTTCCGGGGACCGCGCGGATGCCGGTTCATGA
- a CDS encoding SIR2 family NAD-dependent protein deacylase, with translation MKEAVERIARLWPSSGKVLVLTGAGISVPSGIPDFRSPGGLWSRYDPMRVATAEALANSPAEAWRFILDARDVMAAARPNAAHEALAELERAGLIEGIVTQNIDGLHQRAGSLNVVEFHGTMSGWRCNGCQAPKDATRAMEVTPETAPWLCERCGAVVRPDVVFFGEPIPLDALDKSGQLASGAELALIVGTSCEVAPANVLPQLVRQQGGRLAEINLAASRLAPLCDAAVAAGAEEALPLLARLLLDQ, from the coding sequence ATGAAAGAAGCAGTCGAACGCATCGCAAGGCTCTGGCCCTCCTCCGGCAAGGTGCTCGTCCTGACCGGGGCCGGCATATCAGTCCCCAGCGGCATCCCGGACTTTCGCAGCCCGGGCGGGTTGTGGTCGCGCTACGATCCCATGCGCGTGGCCACGGCCGAGGCGCTGGCGAACTCCCCCGCCGAGGCCTGGCGCTTCATCCTGGACGCGCGCGACGTGATGGCGGCCGCCCGGCCCAATGCGGCCCACGAGGCCCTGGCGGAACTGGAGCGCGCGGGCCTGATTGAGGGCATCGTCACCCAAAACATCGACGGCCTGCACCAGCGGGCCGGATCGTTGAACGTGGTGGAATTCCACGGAACCATGTCCGGCTGGCGCTGCAACGGCTGCCAGGCCCCCAAGGACGCGACCCGGGCCATGGAGGTCACGCCGGAGACGGCCCCCTGGCTCTGCGAGCGCTGCGGCGCGGTGGTGCGCCCGGACGTGGTGTTCTTCGGGGAGCCCATTCCTCTTGACGCCCTCGACAAAAGCGGTCAATTGGCCTCCGGCGCGGAGCTTGCGCTCATCGTGGGCACCTCCTGCGAGGTGGCCCCGGCCAACGTCCTGCCGCAGCTTGTCCGGCAGCAGGGCGGCCGTCTGGCCGAGATCAACCTCGCGGCCTCGCGCCTGGCCCCCCTGTGCGACGCCGCCGTCGCGGCCGGGGCCGAGGAGGCCCTGCCCCTGCTGGCCAGGCTCCTGCTGGACCAATGA
- a CDS encoding MotA/TolQ/ExbB proton channel family protein, with protein MLDTLTPQGGILEMLMKATPTVKFVMAVLVSMSLASWSIIFIKLFTLSSARKEAARDARLFQESENLKMAMRAVSQNKASPCYAVGLQAFEELMRMEEADLEPAEKSRVAMDNIRRTLRQAVSTELGMLTKSLSFLATCANATPFIGLFGTVWGIMNSFHSIGLQQSAALAAVAPGISEALVATAIGLGVAIPATLAYNFFLGYIRHIERELIGFSGAFLNRIQREVSWAPKQPARAEAPAAPRARAREDY; from the coding sequence ATGCTCGACACGCTGACGCCCCAAGGGGGCATCCTGGAAATGCTCATGAAGGCCACTCCCACGGTCAAGTTCGTCATGGCCGTGCTGGTGTCCATGTCGCTGGCCAGCTGGAGCATCATCTTCATCAAGCTCTTCACGCTCAGTTCCGCCCGCAAGGAAGCCGCGCGCGACGCGAGGCTCTTCCAGGAATCGGAGAACCTCAAGATGGCCATGCGCGCCGTGAGCCAGAACAAAGCCTCGCCCTGCTACGCCGTGGGGCTTCAGGCCTTCGAGGAGCTCATGCGCATGGAGGAGGCGGACCTCGAGCCCGCCGAAAAGTCCCGCGTGGCCATGGACAACATCCGCCGCACCCTGCGTCAGGCCGTCTCCACGGAGCTGGGCATGCTCACCAAGAGCCTGTCGTTTTTGGCCACCTGCGCCAACGCCACGCCCTTCATCGGCCTGTTCGGCACGGTGTGGGGCATCATGAACTCGTTCCATTCCATCGGCCTGCAGCAGTCCGCCGCGCTGGCCGCCGTGGCCCCCGGCATCTCCGAGGCCCTGGTGGCCACGGCCATCGGCCTGGGCGTGGCCATCCCCGCCACCCTGGCCTACAACTTCTTCCTGGGCTACATCCGCCACATCGAGCGCGAGCTCATCGGCTTCTCCGGGGCCTTCCTCAACCGCATCCAGCGCGAAGTGAGCTGGGCTCCCAAGCAGCCCGCCCGCGCCGAGGCCCCCGCCGCGCCCCGCGCCCGCGCCCGGGAGGACTACTAG
- the tolR gene encoding protein TolR, with translation MGMSTGGGGDGFLAEINVTPFVDVMLVLLIIFMVTAPMMTQGLEVDLPKTQTVTTLPETSENLVLTIKKDGSLYLDEYPVSFDDLAQHVRRLVTDQKKLLFLRADKDVPYGTVVRVMGSLKGAGVDKLGMVAEPEAVKEEKPQGRPKK, from the coding sequence ATGGGCATGTCCACCGGAGGGGGCGGCGACGGCTTCCTCGCGGAGATCAACGTCACGCCCTTCGTGGACGTGATGCTCGTCCTGCTCATCATCTTCATGGTCACCGCGCCCATGATGACCCAGGGCCTGGAGGTGGACCTGCCCAAGACGCAGACCGTGACCACCCTGCCCGAGACCTCCGAGAACCTCGTACTGACCATCAAGAAGGACGGCTCGCTCTACCTCGACGAGTACCCCGTCTCCTTCGACGACCTGGCCCAGCACGTGCGTCGGCTGGTCACGGACCAGAAGAAGCTCCTCTTCCTGCGCGCCGACAAGGACGTGCCCTACGGCACGGTGGTGCGCGTGATGGGCTCGCTCAAGGGCGCGGGCGTGGACAAGCTCGGCATGGTGGCCGAGCCCGAGGCCGTGAAGGAAGAAAAACCCCAGGGCCGTCCGAAAAAATGA